The following proteins are co-located in the Sphingomonas panacis genome:
- a CDS encoding Zn-ribbon domain-containing OB-fold protein: MSRTFPRPTKISAPFWAACHDRVFQMQRCGACTRFVWFPMYICPHCASTDLHWTALSGDGTVYSRSLVIDPVSAASAPPGPLLVALIELDEGPVMMSNVIGDGAEDVVIGDRVRVVFQQVSDDVTLPVFERVNAES, from the coding sequence ATGTCCCGGACCTTTCCCCGCCCGACCAAGATTTCGGCACCGTTCTGGGCCGCATGTCACGATCGTGTCTTCCAGATGCAGCGTTGCGGCGCTTGCACGCGCTTCGTGTGGTTCCCGATGTACATCTGCCCGCACTGCGCGAGCACCGACCTGCACTGGACCGCTTTGAGCGGTGACGGCACGGTCTATTCGCGCAGCCTCGTGATCGATCCGGTCAGTGCGGCATCGGCACCGCCCGGCCCCTTGCTGGTCGCCCTGATCGAGCTCGACGAGGGGCCGGTGATGATGAGCAATGTAATCGGCGACGGAGCCGAGGATGTCGTGATCGGCGATCGGGTGCGCGTGGTGTTCCAGCAGGTCAGCGACGATGTCACCTTGCCGGTGTTCGAACGCGTGAACGCGGAGTCGTAA
- a CDS encoding carboxymuconolactone decarboxylase family protein, protein MPTSSSRIPYPSIDDLSPAKHDRIFDPSRNVLLNVSRMALHASDGLWGAQAALGRATIDADLDSRLREMVILRVAHLQNSEYELFHHRSIARHLGVGEAEMAAIEGEDHAALLPAERALIAFVSAVVRDVSPDDATLAAMRSHYDDRFLFDIVVVIGSYMLTARLAAVGGVAIEDQPVAGW, encoded by the coding sequence ATGCCGACCTCGTCGAGCCGCATTCCCTATCCGTCGATCGATGATCTTTCGCCGGCCAAACATGATCGTATCTTCGATCCGTCGCGAAACGTCTTGCTCAACGTGTCGCGCATGGCTCTGCACGCCAGTGACGGATTGTGGGGCGCGCAGGCTGCGCTCGGTCGGGCGACGATTGACGCCGATCTCGATTCCCGGCTGCGCGAGATGGTGATCCTGCGCGTCGCGCATTTGCAGAATTCCGAATACGAGCTGTTCCATCATCGCTCGATCGCCCGCCATCTCGGCGTCGGCGAGGCCGAGATGGCGGCGATCGAGGGCGAAGACCACGCCGCGCTCTTGCCCGCCGAACGCGCGTTGATCGCGTTCGTCAGCGCCGTCGTGCGCGATGTCTCGCCGGACGACGCGACGCTCGCGGCGATGCGGTCGCACTATGACGACCGGTTTCTGTTCGACATCGTCGTGGTGATCGGCAGCTACATGCTCACCGCACGGCTTGCCGCCGTCGGTGGCGTAGCAATCGAGGACCAGCCGGTCGCGGGCTGGTGA
- a CDS encoding thiolase family protein yields MTLDPSRVAVIAGVGETPVGRLPDTNSIELHVQAAKAAIDDAGIDKGLIDGLLTSGAFLDDNIRHHIIIAENLGIYRKTLCDTLRTGGQSWCHGLQMAQWAIQAGRCRAVLLVGGDTLLSSIPTGKGLGAYTDYGAHSMEFETPFGVHVPGFYALLAARHMHEFGTTSEQLAAIAVACRKHASLNPAAQKRDPITIEDVLASRMVATPLHLLDCSLISDGGHAVLVTSLEVARDLKPTPIRLAGLGQAQSYYHMGHLAKAVGAPPEIARTHDLTHTVQTLAAEQAFGEAGVTPADVDVAELYDSFTITALLQLEDLGFCKKGEAGAFAEGGRLELGGGLPINTHGGMLSYAHPGATGGMAHIVEAVRQLRGECGPRQVADCEVAVATNVSAVSSTHSVAVLTR; encoded by the coding sequence ATGACGCTCGATCCCTCCAGAGTCGCGGTGATCGCGGGGGTCGGCGAAACACCGGTCGGGCGGCTGCCCGACACCAATTCGATCGAACTGCATGTGCAGGCGGCCAAGGCGGCGATCGACGACGCCGGGATCGACAAGGGGCTGATCGACGGCTTGCTGACCTCGGGGGCGTTCCTCGACGATAATATCCGCCATCACATCATCATCGCCGAAAATCTCGGCATTTATCGCAAGACCTTGTGCGACACGCTGCGTACCGGCGGACAAAGCTGGTGCCACGGCCTGCAAATGGCGCAATGGGCGATTCAGGCGGGCCGGTGCCGCGCCGTCCTGTTGGTCGGTGGCGATACGTTGCTGAGTTCGATCCCGACCGGCAAGGGCCTCGGTGCCTATACCGATTACGGCGCGCATTCGATGGAGTTCGAGACTCCGTTCGGGGTGCATGTTCCCGGCTTCTACGCGTTGCTCGCCGCACGGCACATGCACGAGTTCGGAACGACGTCGGAACAACTCGCGGCAATCGCGGTCGCGTGCCGCAAACATGCCTCGCTTAACCCGGCGGCGCAGAAACGCGATCCGATCACCATCGAAGATGTGCTCGCGTCTCGGATGGTGGCGACGCCGTTGCACCTGCTCGATTGTTCGCTGATCTCCGATGGCGGCCATGCGGTGCTGGTCACGTCGCTCGAAGTGGCGCGCGATCTGAAGCCGACCCCGATCCGGCTCGCCGGACTTGGTCAGGCGCAATCTTATTATCACATGGGCCATCTCGCGAAGGCGGTCGGCGCCCCTCCCGAGATCGCGCGCACGCACGACCTGACGCATACCGTGCAAACGCTCGCGGCGGAGCAGGCGTTCGGAGAGGCCGGCGTAACTCCGGCCGATGTCGACGTGGCCGAGCTTTACGACAGCTTCACGATCACCGCGTTGTTGCAGCTCGAGGATCTCGGCTTCTGCAAGAAGGGCGAAGCCGGCGCGTTCGCCGAAGGTGGGCGGCTCGAACTGGGGGGCGGATTGCCGATCAACACGCACGGCGGCATGCTCTCCTATGCACATCCCGGCGCGACCGGCGGCATGGCGCATATCGTCGAGGCGGTCCGCCAGCTTCGCGGCGAATGCGGCCCGCGCCAAGTCGCCGACTGCGAGGTCGCGGTCGCGACCAACGTCAGCGCGGTCAGCTCCACGCATTCGGTCGCCGTTCTGACCCGTTGA
- a CDS encoding SDR family NAD(P)-dependent oxidoreductase, with amino-acid sequence MTDASFSLTGRKALVIGADSGIGLACARALAIAGADLVIAGLDAAKGDSLAREIAAASGTEVSYVPIDVTVEDQVAAGVETAVGRLGGLDIAMNNAGIPGPAGPLQDLDAKDFDTLFAINVRGAWLGMKYQVPHMLKGGSGSIINLASTAALTGLGFVSLYAASKHAVAGLTRSAALELGPQNIRVNAIAPGPVDTGLLHTMRAGRQTIVQSSPAKVPMDRIAQPEEMGGAVVWLASNASSYVTGAIISIDGGVVAQ; translated from the coding sequence GTGACCGACGCAAGCTTTTCGCTGACTGGCCGCAAGGCGCTCGTGATCGGCGCGGATTCCGGAATCGGTCTGGCCTGCGCACGCGCGCTCGCGATAGCGGGGGCCGATCTCGTCATCGCCGGGCTGGATGCGGCCAAAGGCGACTCGCTCGCGCGCGAGATCGCGGCGGCGAGTGGGACGGAGGTCAGCTATGTCCCGATCGACGTCACCGTGGAGGACCAGGTCGCCGCCGGGGTCGAGACGGCGGTGGGGCGGCTCGGCGGGCTCGATATCGCGATGAACAATGCCGGCATCCCCGGCCCGGCCGGCCCTTTGCAAGATCTCGACGCGAAGGATTTCGACACATTGTTCGCGATCAACGTGCGCGGTGCGTGGCTGGGCATGAAGTATCAGGTGCCGCATATGCTGAAGGGCGGCAGCGGCTCGATCATCAATCTCGCCTCGACTGCGGCACTGACCGGACTTGGCTTCGTCTCGCTTTATGCGGCCAGCAAGCATGCCGTCGCCGGGCTGACGCGTTCCGCCGCGCTCGAACTCGGTCCGCAGAACATCCGCGTCAACGCGATCGCGCCAGGGCCAGTCGATACGGGCCTGCTCCACACGATGCGCGCCGGTCGGCAGACCATCGTGCAATCCTCGCCAGCCAAGGTGCCGATGGACCGGATCGCGCAGCCCGAGGAGATGGGCGGCGCTGTGGTGTGGCTCGCCTCGAACGCCTCGTCCTATGTGACGGGGGCGATCATCTCGATCGACGGCGGCGTGGTCGCGCAATAG
- a CDS encoding TonB-dependent receptor domain-containing protein, which yields MGITKLALLRHASGSTMALACMLCASTALAQTAAPLAQPSGETPPAVSEGAGQVASAEPEASPGKDIIVTGSRLGRSSYTSPTPVNVIGAERLADLGISNVADGLNQLPAFRAATSPTANLFRVQASVAARTLDLRGLGPTRTLTLVDGRRFTPSSDLGTIDLNAIPSLLVSRSEVVTGGASAAYGADAVAGVVNIILDTKLKGIKADINSGISQQGDGRNFYAAIAGGTDFAGGRGHTVLGLEFAKEYGVGDIEDRDWGRRHENYVSNPGWPGNGQPATIVSPNAVFVLTKGGLIPSGPLKGTQFNAAGQPVPFQFGNPVGGTLMIGGDPVIDAAYIIGNVPLSSPNQHFSAFSHSDFEITPDLNAVLELSFASVQGGPVAGADPYDFSKSIAIDNAYLPAATRAAMVAAGVTSIPVSRLSSEYGAQQIGTSDNKTYRVMVGLNGTIFGTWKWDGHYDYGRTDGYVKLLRNRVATRWSQAVDAVVGPGGNIVCRSTLTNPTNGCAPVNFFGINQPSAAAIAYTMPDAWQSRRFEQHDAALNVRGSLFDTWAGPVALAVGGEFRRFTYRGDADPISQSIGFIQNYAVALPAGGQNVAEGYVEANLPLLKDSPLGKSLDVDGAFRYTNYSITGSAPTWKVGVVYRPDAQFLFRVTRSEDIRAPAPAELSPLSSLSGLPLTDPTNRSTYFMNVITSGNPKLKLEKASTFTAGGVFQPHFLPRFSLSLDYYNIKIRQAIDILAAQATINLCASGNTSLCQFVTRDGPTGLITAVTSSYQNLSTLNAAGYELSADYRIDVGKGRVNLSLNANYVDHLTTIDAAGTKQEFSNWTGNPGSIQNLLGVPRWRANTVLSYSQDTFGVTAEGRYIPRGLLDPTKIGPGQTGYRPALSNSISDNFIAARFYLDFSARFNIAGPAKSKMQVYFVVNNVIDSDPPSTLRLFGNPLLFDPIGRAFKVGVRANF from the coding sequence ATGGGGATCACCAAGCTCGCACTTTTGCGCCACGCATCCGGCTCCACGATGGCGCTGGCCTGCATGTTGTGCGCTTCGACGGCACTCGCGCAGACCGCCGCGCCGCTCGCGCAGCCATCGGGAGAAACGCCGCCAGCGGTGAGCGAGGGCGCGGGCCAGGTCGCCTCGGCTGAACCCGAGGCGTCGCCAGGCAAAGACATCATCGTCACCGGCTCGCGCCTCGGCCGGTCGAGCTACACGTCGCCAACGCCGGTCAATGTGATCGGTGCGGAGCGGCTCGCCGATCTCGGCATCTCGAATGTCGCCGACGGCCTCAACCAACTCCCCGCCTTCCGCGCCGCCACCTCACCCACCGCCAATTTGTTTCGCGTTCAGGCGAGCGTCGCCGCGCGCACGCTCGATCTGCGCGGGCTCGGTCCCACGCGCACGCTGACTCTCGTCGACGGTCGACGTTTCACGCCGAGCAGCGATCTCGGCACGATCGATCTCAATGCGATCCCCTCGCTGTTGGTCTCGCGCAGTGAAGTCGTGACGGGCGGTGCCTCCGCCGCCTACGGCGCGGATGCGGTGGCGGGTGTGGTCAACATCATCCTCGACACGAAGTTGAAGGGCATCAAGGCCGATATCAACAGCGGGATCAGCCAGCAGGGGGACGGGCGCAATTTCTACGCCGCCATCGCCGGCGGCACCGACTTCGCTGGAGGTCGCGGACATACCGTGCTCGGTCTCGAATTCGCCAAGGAATATGGCGTGGGTGATATCGAGGATCGCGACTGGGGCCGCCGGCATGAGAATTACGTGTCGAACCCAGGCTGGCCGGGCAACGGCCAACCCGCGACGATCGTATCGCCGAACGCGGTGTTCGTTCTCACCAAAGGCGGCCTGATCCCGTCTGGACCGTTGAAAGGCACGCAGTTCAACGCAGCGGGACAACCGGTCCCGTTCCAGTTCGGCAATCCGGTGGGCGGCACGCTGATGATCGGCGGCGACCCGGTGATCGACGCCGCGTATATTATCGGCAACGTCCCGTTATCGTCGCCAAACCAACATTTCTCAGCATTCAGCCACAGCGATTTCGAGATCACGCCGGATCTGAACGCCGTGCTCGAACTCTCCTTCGCCAGTGTACAGGGCGGGCCGGTCGCCGGTGCCGACCCATATGATTTCAGCAAGTCGATCGCGATCGACAACGCATATCTGCCCGCCGCGACGCGCGCGGCGATGGTCGCAGCCGGCGTGACCAGCATTCCGGTCAGCCGGCTGAGTTCCGAATATGGCGCACAGCAGATCGGCACCAGCGACAACAAGACGTACCGCGTGATGGTCGGGCTGAACGGCACGATCTTCGGGACCTGGAAATGGGACGGCCATTACGACTACGGCCGCACCGACGGCTATGTGAAGCTGCTGCGCAACCGTGTCGCCACGCGCTGGTCGCAGGCGGTGGATGCTGTGGTGGGGCCGGGCGGCAACATCGTGTGCCGCTCCACACTTACCAATCCCACCAACGGCTGCGCGCCGGTCAATTTCTTCGGCATCAACCAGCCCTCGGCTGCGGCCATCGCCTATACGATGCCCGACGCATGGCAGTCGCGCCGGTTCGAGCAGCACGACGCGGCGCTCAACGTCCGGGGCAGCCTGTTCGATACATGGGCAGGGCCGGTCGCGCTGGCGGTGGGCGGTGAGTTCCGCCGCTTCACCTATCGCGGCGATGCCGATCCAATCTCCCAATCGATCGGCTTTATTCAGAACTATGCCGTCGCGCTGCCGGCCGGCGGGCAGAACGTCGCCGAAGGGTATGTCGAGGCGAATTTGCCGCTGCTCAAGGATTCACCGCTCGGCAAATCGCTCGATGTCGATGGCGCGTTCCGCTACACCAATTACAGCATCACCGGCTCGGCACCGACGTGGAAGGTCGGCGTGGTCTATCGCCCCGACGCGCAATTCCTGTTCCGCGTTACCCGCTCGGAAGACATCCGCGCGCCCGCGCCCGCCGAACTCAGCCCGTTGTCGTCGCTGAGCGGGCTACCGCTGACCGACCCTACCAACCGCTCGACCTATTTCATGAACGTCATCACCAGCGGCAACCCCAAACTGAAGCTGGAAAAGGCATCGACCTTCACAGCCGGCGGCGTGTTCCAGCCGCACTTCCTGCCGCGCTTCTCGCTGTCGCTCGACTATTACAACATCAAGATTCGCCAAGCGATCGACATCCTCGCCGCGCAGGCGACAATCAACCTCTGCGCAAGCGGCAACACGTCGCTTTGCCAGTTCGTCACGCGGGATGGACCGACCGGCCTCATCACGGCCGTGACCTCATCCTATCAGAACCTCAGCACGCTCAACGCAGCCGGATACGAATTGTCCGCCGACTACCGGATCGACGTGGGCAAAGGCCGAGTCAATCTAAGCCTCAACGCCAATTACGTCGATCACCTCACGACGATCGATGCGGCGGGCACCAAACAGGAATTCTCGAACTGGACCGGCAATCCCGGCTCGATCCAGAACCTGCTCGGCGTACCGCGCTGGCGCGCCAACACCGTGCTGTCCTACTCGCAGGACACGTTCGGCGTGACGGCGGAAGGGCGTTACATTCCGCGCGGGCTGCTCGATCCGACCAAGATCGGCCCCGGCCAGACTGGCTACCGCCCCGCGCTGTCGAACAGCATCAGCGACAATTTCATCGCCGCACGCTTTTACCTGGACTTCTCTGCGCGCTTCAACATCGCAGGGCCGGCCAAGTCGAAGATGCAGGTCTATTTCGTGGTCAACAACGTCATTGATTCCGACCCGCCCTCGACGCTCCGGCTGTTCGGCAATCCGCTGCTGTTCGATCCGATCGGACGCGCATTCAAGGTCGGCGTGCGGGCGAACTTCTGA
- a CDS encoding fumarylacetoacetate hydrolase family protein → MKLLRVGPQGAEKPAVLDSAGKLRDLSGHARDIDGETLSPAGLAALAAIDVASLPVIEGMPRIGACIARPVNFLCIGLNYADHAAESGVPLPKEPIMFLKSLGAICGPNDDVLIPRGSTKTDWEVELGVVIGTKASYISEAEAMDHVAGYCVVNDVSERAFQVEREGTWDKGKGCDTFGPIGPWLVTADEVGDPQNLQMWCDVDEVRMQNGNTRTMIFDVRAVVSYASQFMTLYPGDIIATGTPPGVAFGMKPEPRYLRAGQAMRAGIAGLGEQSQRLVAA, encoded by the coding sequence ATGAAACTTTTGCGTGTTGGACCGCAAGGTGCGGAAAAGCCGGCCGTGCTGGATAGTGCGGGCAAGCTGCGAGACTTGTCGGGGCATGCCCGCGATATCGATGGCGAAACCCTGTCGCCCGCCGGCCTCGCCGCGCTCGCCGCGATCGATGTCGCTTCGTTGCCGGTGATCGAAGGCATGCCACGCATCGGCGCCTGCATCGCGCGGCCGGTCAACTTCCTCTGCATCGGGCTCAACTATGCGGATCACGCCGCCGAGTCCGGCGTGCCGCTTCCCAAGGAACCCATCATGTTCCTCAAATCGCTTGGTGCGATCTGCGGGCCGAACGACGATGTGCTGATCCCGCGCGGCTCGACCAAGACCGATTGGGAAGTGGAACTCGGCGTCGTGATCGGGACGAAGGCGAGCTACATCTCCGAGGCCGAGGCGATGGACCATGTCGCTGGTTATTGCGTCGTCAACGACGTCAGCGAACGCGCGTTTCAGGTCGAACGCGAAGGCACCTGGGACAAGGGCAAGGGTTGCGATACGTTCGGCCCGATCGGACCCTGGCTCGTCACCGCCGACGAGGTGGGTGATCCGCAGAACTTGCAGATGTGGTGTGATGTCGATGAGGTGCGCATGCAGAACGGCAACACTCGCACCATGATCTTCGACGTCCGCGCGGTCGTCTCGTATGCGAGCCAGTTCATGACGCTCTATCCGGGTGACATCATCGCCACCGGCACGCCCCCCGGCGTCGCGTTCGGCATGAAGCCGGAGCCGCGCTATCTGAGAGCGGGACAGGCAATGCGCGCCGGCATCGCCGGGCTTGGCGAGCAGAGCCAGCGGCTGGTGGCGGCATGA
- a CDS encoding AMP-binding protein codes for MRKIETVRLHEECLGEAIDAAAERWGDAIGWVFEDRAVSFAEMRAGTDAAALALIADGVEEGDVVALWMPNRLEFAQVQFACAKIGAIAVAINTRFRDFEVAHMLRECEATVVVMVERFLKHDYVALLDEIGANPADPAAGQFPRLRTIVSISDDPDPRLTAWANFLAGQAAVSADALEQRTRRRRHDEPILIQYTSGTTAAPKGALLNHRYVLNVGNELFANMGVGEGDPVLNTQPFYHIGGSCGALPTPLTLGCRMVIPEFYDAERVMQLIERERCIARTGFAAMYIMEMAHPSFGTYDLSSVQSGWCSGTQEMLEKVREAMGIPGLMLTYSSTEVGGTASRATDSWEQRSTSAGRPLVGTELKIIDPETGETLPPETQGEILMRGWWQMNGYLKQPEQTAKALDAEGWSHTGDRGFVDKQGCLHFVGRYKDMLKVGGENVSAEEVEGFLLTHSAIKQVAVIGVPDARLDEVPMAIVELAEGESLSAEDLIAYCASRMANFRVPRHVRFITDWPMTGSGKIMKPKLREEYAAEMAL; via the coding sequence ATGCGGAAGATCGAAACCGTGCGCCTGCATGAGGAGTGTCTTGGCGAGGCGATCGACGCCGCTGCCGAGCGCTGGGGCGATGCGATCGGCTGGGTGTTCGAGGACCGCGCCGTTTCGTTCGCGGAAATGCGTGCGGGCACCGATGCGGCGGCATTGGCGCTGATCGCAGATGGCGTGGAAGAAGGAGACGTCGTCGCGCTCTGGATGCCCAATCGCCTCGAATTTGCACAGGTGCAGTTCGCCTGTGCGAAGATCGGCGCGATTGCCGTAGCGATCAACACGCGCTTTCGTGATTTCGAGGTCGCGCACATGTTGCGCGAATGCGAGGCAACCGTCGTCGTCATGGTCGAGCGCTTCCTCAAGCACGATTACGTCGCCTTGCTCGATGAGATCGGCGCCAACCCCGCCGACCCTGCTGCCGGCCAGTTCCCACGGTTGCGTACCATCGTCAGCATCTCGGACGATCCCGATCCGCGGCTCACCGCCTGGGCAAATTTTCTCGCAGGGCAGGCTGCCGTGTCAGCCGACGCGCTCGAACAGCGCACGCGAAGGCGGCGCCACGACGAACCGATCCTGATCCAATATACCTCGGGCACGACCGCCGCGCCGAAGGGCGCGCTGCTCAACCATCGCTACGTCCTAAACGTCGGCAACGAGCTGTTCGCGAACATGGGGGTGGGTGAGGGCGATCCGGTGCTCAACACGCAGCCGTTCTACCATATCGGCGGGTCGTGTGGCGCGCTGCCGACGCCCCTGACGCTCGGTTGCCGCATGGTGATCCCCGAATTTTACGACGCCGAACGCGTGATGCAATTGATCGAACGCGAACGCTGCATCGCGCGCACCGGCTTCGCGGCGATGTACATCATGGAGATGGCGCATCCGAGCTTCGGCACATATGATCTCAGCAGCGTGCAATCGGGCTGGTGCAGCGGCACGCAGGAAATGCTCGAAAAGGTGCGCGAGGCGATGGGCATACCCGGGCTGATGCTGACCTACAGCTCGACTGAAGTCGGCGGCACGGCAAGCCGCGCGACCGATAGCTGGGAGCAACGCTCGACCTCCGCCGGGCGTCCGCTCGTCGGGACCGAACTCAAAATCATCGATCCCGAGACCGGAGAAACGCTGCCGCCCGAGACGCAGGGCGAAATCCTGATGCGCGGCTGGTGGCAGATGAACGGCTATCTCAAGCAGCCCGAACAAACCGCCAAGGCACTCGATGCCGAAGGCTGGTCGCACACCGGTGACCGTGGTTTCGTAGATAAGCAGGGATGCCTGCATTTCGTCGGACGCTACAAGGACATGCTCAAGGTGGGCGGCGAGAATGTGTCGGCCGAAGAGGTCGAGGGGTTCTTGCTGACCCATTCCGCCATCAAGCAAGTCGCCGTGATCGGCGTGCCCGACGCCCGGCTCGACGAAGTGCCGATGGCGATCGTCGAACTCGCCGAGGGCGAGAGCCTGTCCGCAGAAGATTTGATCGCCTATTGCGCGAGCCGAATGGCCAATTTCCGTGTGCCGCGCCATGTCCGTTTCATCACGGACTGGCCGATGACCGGCAGCGGGAAGATCATGAAGCCAAAGCTGCGCGAAG
- a CDS encoding MFS transporter — protein MSGMVIEPALGRISAVEAAVGGVLDDLRTVRARFVAPLLLGFIMLFDSWDSVAIAYVMPSLVAEWHLTPVAMGSLMSAGYAGQFVGAILLGILAERFGRMPVFLVSMAIMCLLAIGCALSPDYHTLFVLRFLQGIMIGGALPVSITYINELAPTRIRGRYFATFQFICMSGYAAASLSSTYVIPHLGWRWLFGLGATPLVLLPLVVLLLPESPRWLARIGRIADANRALVKLGGAPVTVAAAGEKAAILPPLKVAPTRMTSLFGGEYRNRTLIIIGLWFFTAFANFGLTTWVPSIYVTVFHIPVAEALRYSATASTLFLFVAPTIAVVIDHVGRRPLALGGTLVASIALLGLAIYPPDARLLLVGMVITGQVAISIGSVVVWPYTAENYPTRLRALGLGAASSTARGASMLTPLAVGGILGSGGSVSIVFAVFGCCALAAFTLWLTATRETARKSLDDL, from the coding sequence ATGAGCGGCATGGTAATCGAGCCCGCCCTGGGCAGGATCAGCGCGGTCGAGGCCGCCGTCGGCGGTGTCCTCGATGATCTGCGCACGGTGCGCGCGCGCTTCGTCGCGCCGCTGCTGCTCGGCTTCATCATGCTGTTCGATTCGTGGGACAGTGTGGCGATCGCCTATGTCATGCCTTCGCTGGTCGCAGAGTGGCATCTCACACCAGTGGCGATGGGATCGCTGATGTCGGCGGGCTATGCCGGCCAGTTCGTCGGCGCGATCCTGCTCGGCATCCTCGCCGAGCGCTTCGGCCGAATGCCGGTGTTCCTCGTCTCGATGGCGATCATGTGCCTGCTGGCGATCGGGTGTGCGCTCAGCCCCGATTACCACACCTTGTTCGTGCTGCGCTTCCTCCAGGGCATCATGATCGGCGGCGCGCTGCCGGTCTCGATCACCTATATCAACGAACTCGCACCGACGCGCATTCGCGGGCGGTACTTCGCGACCTTCCAGTTCATCTGCATGTCGGGCTATGCCGCCGCCTCGCTGTCGAGCACCTATGTCATTCCGCATCTCGGTTGGCGCTGGCTGTTCGGGCTGGGCGCGACGCCGCTCGTGCTGCTCCCGTTGGTGGTGCTGCTGCTCCCGGAATCGCCCCGCTGGCTCGCGCGGATCGGCCGCATCGCCGATGCCAATCGTGCGCTGGTCAAGCTCGGCGGCGCGCCCGTTACGGTCGCGGCCGCAGGGGAGAAAGCCGCGATCCTGCCGCCGCTCAAGGTCGCGCCGACCCGGATGACGTCGCTGTTCGGCGGCGAATATCGCAATCGCACGCTTATCATCATCGGGCTGTGGTTCTTCACCGCCTTCGCCAATTTCGGGCTGACGACCTGGGTGCCGTCGATCTACGTGACGGTGTTCCATATCCCCGTCGCCGAGGCGCTGCGCTATTCGGCGACCGCGAGCACCCTGTTCCTGTTCGTGGCCCCGACGATCGCGGTGGTGATCGATCATGTCGGCCGCCGCCCGCTCGCACTTGGCGGCACCCTGGTGGCGTCGATCGCGCTTCTCGGCCTCGCGATCTACCCGCCCGACGCGCGGCTGCTGCTCGTCGGGATGGTCATCACCGGCCAGGTCGCGATCTCGATCGGCTCGGTGGTGGTTTGGCCGTATACTGCGGAAAACTACCCGACGCGCCTACGCGCGCTCGGCCTCGGCGCCGCCAGTTCGACCGCGCGCGGCGCTTCGATGCTGACTCCGCTCGCGGTCGGCGGCATCCTCGGCAGCGGCGGATCGGTCTCGATCGTGTTCGCGGTGTTCGGCTGCTGCGCGCTCGCCGCCTTCACGCTCTGGCTCACGGCGACCCGCGAGACCGCCCGCAAGAGCCTCGACGACCTGTAA
- a CDS encoding amidohydrolase family protein produces MQDALFDTHAHLIADDPVAYPPSPMRGTTAVTKMTYTATAEWLIGQMDALGVAQACIVQRGHVYGYDNSYIIDSGKRFPDRFVPVVILDAQNPATPAILTRMVREDGVRGVRFAQTLFEDYSTGWMNSPTAMDCWRTAADLDIPVAIIFYRLHLPWALPALKFIAQQVPTLRIIIDHVGTAHTASTPEMRKYVAAGFDPTLPGAPDYGIDTTIAMFDAMPQVHFKITEIVLDRLADQRLEPATFVRLLADRFGAERLMWGSDLGQSEKSYDVKAAMARDAATALSADERHQFFHGTAARIYKR; encoded by the coding sequence ATGCAAGACGCACTTTTCGATACCCACGCCCATCTGATCGCCGACGATCCCGTCGCCTATCCGCCGTCGCCGATGCGCGGCACCACCGCAGTCACCAAGATGACCTATACCGCCACAGCCGAATGGCTGATCGGCCAGATGGACGCGCTGGGCGTCGCGCAGGCGTGCATCGTCCAGCGCGGCCATGTCTATGGCTATGACAACAGCTACATCATCGATTCGGGCAAGCGCTTCCCCGACCGGTTCGTACCGGTCGTCATCCTCGACGCCCAGAACCCGGCGACTCCCGCGATTCTGACCAGGATGGTCAGGGAAGACGGCGTGCGCGGTGTCCGTTTCGCGCAGACCTTGTTCGAAGATTACAGCACCGGCTGGATGAACTCGCCGACCGCGATGGACTGCTGGCGCACGGCGGCGGACCTCGACATCCCGGTCGCGATCATCTTCTACCGGTTGCATCTGCCGTGGGCGCTGCCCGCGCTGAAATTCATTGCCCAGCAAGTGCCGACGCTTCGCATCATCATCGATCACGTCGGCACCGCGCACACCGCCTCGACCCCGGAGATGCGCAAATATGTCGCGGCGGGCTTCGATCCGACGCTGCCGGGCGCGCCCGATTACGGGATAGACACCACCATCGCCATGTTCGATGCGATGCCGCAGGTGCATTTCAAAATCACCGAAATCGTGCTCGATCGACTGGCCGACCAGCGCCTCGAACCCGCCACGTTCGTGCGGTTGCTCGCCGACCGGTTCGGCGCGGAGCGGCTGATGTGGGGTTCCGATCTCGGCCAGAGCGAGAAGAGCTACGACGTCAAGGCGGCGATGGCGCGCGATGCCGCCACCGCGCTGAGCGCCGACGAGCGGCACCAGTTTTTCCACGGCACGGCGGCAAGGATCTACAAACGATGA